A single window of Longimicrobiaceae bacterium DNA harbors:
- a CDS encoding insulinase family protein, translating into MDIPRLLRPAAPAALAAALALAAGCMPSIGHGVDGLVPRDGRLPSDTSVVTGRLWNGLTYYIRANHEPRNRAELRLVVNAGSTLEDDDQKGLAHVVEHMAFNGTEHFAKNDLIDYLESVGMRFGPDINAYTSYDETVYMLTLPTDSAGVLDTGFEILNDWANGIAFDSLEVDKERGVVVEEWRLGRGAGARVQDRQMPVLFRRSRYAQRLPIGDPTTIRGFAPRVLKRFYTDWYRPDLMAVVAVGDFDPHEVEAQIRQQFRYLIPNPKGRPRRKFPMPRHRETQFAIAADPELTSSSVTVVHTRPARITTSVRGYREGIVESLYSGMLTERLNELTQRPDAPFLGVSSYYGSLVRPVDAYMLSAEVRDNGVERGLSSLMDEAERVARFGFTQGELDRQKATLLRTWEQIYAERAKSTSSQFAGQYAGQFLYGGPILDVATEYRLQRGLVPEVKLDEVNARARAWLRTRDRTVLVSVPEKPGTRLPDRAALAAVLDSAARRPLTAYTENVSDSALVRHPPRGGRITAERRIAEVGVTEWTLSNGVRVVMKPTDYRADEILLLGRSAGGTSLAADSDYLNAQTATAAAQVGGVGDLSVVDLEKRLAGKAASVGTDIGETSEGLSGFAAPRDAETMFQLVYLYFTAPRRDPGAWQAYRERARESLRNRGASPEAVFQDTLLKVLTRDDPRSRPIDSSVFDKIDLDRSLAIYRQRFGDAGDFTFYLVGNFQPDSIRPLVERYLGGLPSTGRKETWRDLGVRPPEGISRHVVRRGLEPRARTELVFTGPFRFSRENLALINSLGDVLQIRLRERLREDMGGTYGVGVGGSGQQEPYEGYRFVIDFGSDPERLDELTRAVFAEVERLKRDGPTPLELQKVREEQRREKEVNLRDNNYWAAQLVAYDRFGWDPAQIAAPAGAIVPLTNENIRAAAREYLNVNRYVQVSLLPENQPAAPAATPAK; encoded by the coding sequence ATGGACATCCCCCGCCTCCTCCGCCCCGCCGCTCCCGCGGCCCTGGCCGCCGCGCTCGCGCTCGCGGCCGGCTGCATGCCCTCCATCGGCCACGGCGTGGACGGCCTGGTGCCCCGCGACGGGCGCCTGCCCAGCGACACCTCGGTCGTGACCGGCCGCCTGTGGAACGGCCTCACGTACTACATCCGCGCCAACCACGAGCCCCGCAACCGCGCGGAGCTGCGCCTGGTGGTGAACGCGGGCAGCACGCTGGAGGACGACGACCAGAAGGGGCTGGCGCACGTGGTGGAGCACATGGCGTTCAACGGCACCGAGCACTTCGCCAAGAACGACCTGATCGACTACCTGGAGTCGGTGGGGATGCGGTTCGGGCCGGACATCAACGCGTACACGAGCTACGACGAGACCGTGTACATGCTCACCCTGCCCACCGACAGCGCGGGCGTGCTGGACACGGGCTTCGAGATCCTGAACGACTGGGCGAACGGCATCGCGTTCGACAGCTTGGAGGTGGACAAGGAGCGGGGCGTGGTGGTGGAGGAGTGGCGCCTGGGCCGCGGCGCCGGCGCCCGCGTGCAGGACCGGCAGATGCCCGTGCTCTTCCGCCGCTCGCGGTACGCGCAGCGCCTGCCCATCGGCGACCCCACCACCATCCGCGGCTTCGCGCCGCGCGTGCTGAAGCGCTTCTACACCGACTGGTACCGGCCGGACCTGATGGCGGTGGTGGCGGTGGGCGACTTCGACCCGCACGAGGTGGAGGCGCAGATCCGGCAGCAGTTCCGCTACCTGATCCCCAACCCCAAGGGCCGCCCGCGCCGCAAGTTCCCCATGCCGCGCCACCGCGAGACGCAGTTCGCCATCGCGGCCGACCCGGAGCTCACCAGCTCCAGCGTGACGGTGGTGCACACGCGGCCGGCGCGCATCACCACCTCCGTCCGCGGCTACCGCGAGGGTATCGTGGAGTCGCTGTACAGCGGCATGCTCACCGAGCGCCTGAACGAGCTGACGCAGCGGCCCGACGCGCCGTTCCTGGGCGTCTCCAGCTACTACGGCTCGCTCGTGCGCCCCGTAGACGCGTACATGCTGAGCGCCGAGGTGCGCGACAACGGCGTGGAGCGCGGCCTGTCTTCGCTGATGGACGAGGCGGAGCGGGTGGCGCGCTTCGGCTTCACGCAGGGTGAGCTGGACCGGCAGAAGGCGACGCTGCTGCGCACGTGGGAGCAGATCTACGCGGAGCGCGCCAAGTCCACGTCGTCGCAGTTCGCGGGGCAGTACGCGGGGCAGTTCCTGTACGGCGGGCCGATCCTGGACGTGGCCACGGAGTACCGGCTGCAGCGCGGCCTGGTGCCCGAGGTGAAGCTGGATGAGGTGAACGCCCGCGCCCGCGCCTGGCTGCGCACCCGCGACCGCACGGTGCTGGTGAGCGTGCCCGAGAAGCCGGGCACGCGCCTGCCGGACCGGGCGGCCCTGGCGGCGGTGCTGGACTCGGCCGCGCGGCGCCCGCTCACGGCGTACACCGAGAACGTCTCCGACTCCGCCCTGGTGCGGCACCCGCCGCGCGGCGGCCGTATCACGGCCGAGCGCCGCATCGCCGAGGTGGGCGTGACGGAGTGGACCCTCTCCAACGGCGTACGCGTGGTGATGAAGCCCACCGACTACCGCGCCGACGAGATCCTGCTGCTGGGCCGCAGCGCCGGCGGCACCTCGCTGGCGGCGGACAGCGACTACCTCAACGCGCAGACGGCGACAGCCGCGGCGCAGGTGGGCGGCGTGGGCGACCTGTCGGTCGTGGACCTGGAGAAGCGGCTGGCGGGCAAGGCCGCCAGCGTGGGCACCGACATCGGCGAGACCAGCGAGGGCTTGAGCGGCTTCGCGGCCCCGCGCGACGCGGAGACCATGTTCCAGCTCGTGTACCTGTACTTCACGGCGCCGCGGCGCGACCCCGGCGCGTGGCAGGCGTACCGCGAGCGGGCCCGCGAGTCGCTGCGGAACCGCGGCGCCAGTCCCGAGGCGGTGTTCCAGGACACGCTCCTCAAGGTGCTCACGCGCGACGACCCGCGCAGCCGGCCGATAGACAGCTCGGTGTTCGACAAGATCGACCTGGACCGGTCGCTCGCGATCTACCGGCAGCGCTTCGGCGACGCGGGCGACTTCACCTTCTACCTGGTGGGCAACTTCCAGCCGGACTCCATCCGCCCGCTGGTGGAGCGCTACCTGGGCGGCCTGCCCTCCACGGGGCGGAAGGAGACGTGGCGCGACCTGGGCGTCCGCCCGCCCGAGGGCATCTCGCGCCACGTGGTGCGGCGCGGGCTGGAGCCGCGGGCGCGCACGGAGCTGGTGTTCACCGGCCCGTTCCGCTTCAGCCGCGAGAACCTGGCGCTCATCAACTCGCTGGGCGACGTGCTCCAGATCCGCCTGCGCGAGCGGCTGCGCGAGGACATGGGCGGCACCTACGGCGTGGGCGTGGGCGGCAGCGGCCAGCAGGAGCCGTACGAGGGATACCGCTTCGTGATCGACTTCGGGTCCGACCCGGAGCGGCTGGACGAGCTGACCCGCGCGGTGTTCGCGGAGGTGGAGCGCCTGAAGCGCGACGGCCCCACGCCGCTGGAGCTGCAGAAGGTGCGCGAGGAGCAGCGGCGCGAGAAGGAGGTGAACCTGCGCGACAACAACTATTGGGCGGCGCAGCTTGTGGCGTACGACCGCTTCGGCT